One genomic segment of Hordeum vulgare subsp. vulgare chromosome 2H, MorexV3_pseudomolecules_assembly, whole genome shotgun sequence includes these proteins:
- the LOC123427877 gene encoding uncharacterized protein LOC123427877 isoform X2 gives MHKAFNFQCFASGGGGFGTNFTNKKRIKSRKRAKDVVQDPSKVASADSKNQEQWAPELGIGRENKSGKTVMDKKFLEKVEAVRRSALDKKKVEQNKTYQAIDYDAPIESDKSTLGFGTRVGIGIAVVVFGLVFTFGDFLPSGSVSPSNESTVVNKQLSEEERTNYKRALEGYEETLTKSPNDPTALEGAAVSLVELGEYQKASDLLEKLVKVIPDKAEAYRLLGEVKFELKDYDGSSSSYRNSLSSSDSIDFDVLRGLSNSLVAAKKPDQAVEVILSCRRKLSEKRQTRQLDLEAANENGAQESRDIDPIQVDLLLGKAYSDWGHISDAVTVYDNLIAEHPEDFRGYLAKGAILKQNGKAGDAERMFIQAKFFAPEAAKALVDIYAQR, from the exons ATGCACAAGGCATTCAATTTTCAGTGCTTTGCTTCCGGCGGGGGTGGATTTGGGACTAATTTTACAAATAAGAAAAGA ATTAAAagcaggaagagggcaaaggatgTTGTACAGGACCCAAG CAAGGTAGCATCTGCAGACTCAAAGAACCAGGAACAGT GGGCACCAGAATTAGGAATTGGAAGAGAAAACAAATCTGGTAAAACGGTCATGGATAAGAAATTTCTGGAAAAAGTTGAAGCTGTTCGAAG GTCTGCACTTGATAAAAAGAAAGTTGAACAGAACAAAACTTATCAAGCTATTGATTATGATGCTCCAATTGAATCAGATAAGAGTACACTTGGCTTTGGTACAAGG GTTGGAATTGGCATAGCTGTTGtggtttttggactagtcttcacTTTTGGGGATTTCCTCCCTTCTGGAAG TGTGAGCCCTAGCAATGAAAGCACTGTGGTTAACAAACAGCTTTCTGAAGAGGAAAGAACAAACTATaag AGGGCACTTGAAGGGTATGAAGAAACACTGACCAAGTCGCCTAACGATCCTACCGCTCTTGAG GGTGCAGCAGTATCGTTGGTTGAACTAGGTGAATATCAGAAGGCCTCAGATCTACTTGAGAAGCTAGTTAAG GTAATCCCCGACAAAGCAGAAGCATACCGCTTGTTAGGTGAAGTAAAGTTTGAGCTCAAGGATTATGATGGGAGTAGTTCATCATACAGGAACTCTCTATCT TCATCTGACAGCATTGATTTTGATGTTCTCCGTGGGCTGTCAAATTCATTAGTTGCTGCTAAGAAGCCTGATCAG GCAGTCGAAGTAATTCTATCTTGTCGTCGCAAGTTGAGTGAAAAGCGTCAAACCAGGCAACTTGATTTGGAGGCTGCAAATGAGAATGGTGCTCAGGAGTCTCGAGATATTGATCCTATCCAA GTTGACCTGCTTCTCGGAAAGGCGTATTCTGATTGGGGCCATATCAGTGATGCTGTTACTGTTTATGATAACTTAATCGCTGAGCATCCTGAAGACTTCCGTGGTTATTTGGCAAAG GGAGCTATACTGAAGCAAAATGGTAAGGCAGGTGATGCAGAAAGAATGTTTATTCAG GCCAAATTCTTCGCTCCAGAGGCAGCAAAGGCACTTGTTGATATTTATGCGCAGAGATAG